The following coding sequences are from one Streptomyces sp. NBC_01232 window:
- a CDS encoding DUF6480 family protein — protein MSDPLVPPEETPPAEGSTAEAHQERADGGVWEHPAFWLWLIVAGALLVGAFFIARIFGL, from the coding sequence ATGTCCGATCCACTCGTACCGCCTGAGGAAACCCCACCGGCCGAAGGATCGACAGCGGAGGCACACCAGGAACGCGCGGATGGCGGCGTCTGGGAGCATCCCGCATTCTGGCTGTGGCTGATAGTCGCCGGCGCTCTGCTCGTCGGCGCGTTCTTCATCGCACGGATCTTCGGCCTGTGA
- a CDS encoding MMPL family transporter, with protein MTSRPSRWRFLLPLALLVVWLAIGGGLGPYAGKLGEVSSNDQAAFLPRSAESTRVIEERRAFRQAETLPAIVVWTARGGGPLASGSQERATVTMAGLAGDSRVVGAPSPALPAEDGEALRAIVQLRPDLGEELTETLGTIRERAQAVSGTTVWIAGPAATQADLSGAFAGIDGLLLGVALTTVLLILLLVYRSVLLPLAIILGAVFALGLACGIVYWLADAGVVRVDGQVQGILSILVIGAATDYALLLSARYREELGRPGVERYAAMGAALRRSFGPIVASAATVALGLIALLASDLSNNRALGPVGAIGIGCAVLSTLTFLPAVLVLTGRASYWPARPKAEGSADGSHGIWRRIAALVDRAPRKVWTATLVALVACAAFAPALNSRGVPLDEIFVNDAPSVAAQATLGRHFPAGSGNPAVIIADAPAAARVAEAAAQVDGIDSAAPVDATGRPAPASPLVVDGRVRIDATLSAAADSDTAKDAVARLRTAVHAVPDANALVGGYTAQQYDTQRTAERDRMLIVPVVLAIILLILVALLRSLVLPVLLVATVALNFAATLGVASLVFEHVLGFTGTDASVPLYGFVFLVALGVDYNIFLMSRVREESMKHGVRQGLLTGLTATGGVITSAGVVLAATFAALGVIPLAFMLQIAFIVAFGVLLDTLVVRSLLVPALVRDLGRHAWWPGPLGRPSAREAQATALGG; from the coding sequence ATGACCAGCCGTCCGTCCCGTTGGCGCTTCCTGCTTCCCCTTGCCCTGCTCGTCGTATGGCTCGCGATCGGCGGCGGCCTCGGCCCGTACGCGGGGAAGCTGGGCGAGGTCTCCAGCAACGACCAAGCCGCGTTCCTGCCCCGCAGCGCCGAATCCACCCGCGTCATCGAGGAGCGGCGTGCCTTCCGGCAGGCGGAGACCCTGCCGGCGATCGTCGTATGGACGGCGCGCGGCGGTGGCCCCCTCGCCTCCGGGTCCCAGGAGCGGGCGACCGTCACGATGGCCGGCCTCGCGGGCGATTCGCGCGTGGTCGGAGCGCCCTCGCCCGCACTGCCCGCCGAGGACGGCGAAGCCCTCCGCGCGATCGTCCAGCTCCGACCGGACCTCGGCGAGGAGCTGACCGAAACCCTCGGCACGATCCGCGAGCGCGCCCAGGCCGTGTCCGGCACCACCGTGTGGATCGCGGGGCCGGCGGCGACGCAGGCCGACCTCTCGGGCGCGTTCGCCGGCATCGACGGACTGCTCCTCGGGGTCGCCCTGACCACGGTCCTGCTGATCCTGCTCCTCGTGTACCGCAGCGTCCTGCTGCCCCTGGCGATCATCCTGGGGGCGGTGTTCGCCCTGGGACTGGCGTGCGGCATCGTCTACTGGCTCGCGGACGCGGGCGTCGTACGCGTCGACGGGCAGGTGCAAGGGATCCTCTCGATCCTGGTGATCGGGGCCGCCACCGACTACGCCCTGCTGCTCTCGGCCCGCTACCGTGAGGAACTGGGCCGGCCGGGAGTCGAGCGATACGCAGCGATGGGGGCGGCTCTGCGCCGCTCGTTCGGGCCGATCGTCGCCAGTGCTGCCACCGTGGCGCTCGGCCTGATCGCGCTGCTGGCGAGCGATCTGTCGAACAACCGCGCGCTGGGACCGGTGGGAGCCATCGGCATCGGCTGCGCCGTGCTCAGCACGCTGACCTTCCTGCCCGCGGTGCTGGTACTGACCGGCAGGGCCTCGTACTGGCCCGCCCGGCCCAAGGCGGAGGGCTCGGCGGACGGGTCGCACGGTATCTGGCGCCGGATCGCCGCACTGGTGGATCGCGCCCCGCGGAAGGTCTGGACGGCCACCCTGGTGGCCCTTGTGGCCTGCGCCGCGTTCGCCCCGGCCCTGAACTCCCGGGGGGTCCCGCTCGACGAGATCTTCGTCAACGACGCGCCCTCCGTGGCCGCACAGGCCACCCTCGGACGCCACTTCCCCGCCGGCTCGGGCAACCCCGCCGTGATCATCGCCGACGCACCCGCAGCCGCCCGAGTGGCGGAGGCGGCGGCCCAGGTCGACGGCATCGACTCGGCCGCCCCGGTCGACGCCACCGGCCGGCCCGCGCCCGCCTCGCCGCTCGTCGTCGACGGGCGGGTGAGGATCGACGCCACGCTGTCCGCGGCGGCGGACAGCGACACCGCCAAGGACGCCGTCGCCCGCTTGCGCACCGCCGTGCACGCCGTGCCCGACGCGAACGCGCTCGTCGGCGGCTACACCGCCCAGCAGTACGACACCCAGCGCACCGCCGAACGCGACCGGATGCTCATCGTCCCGGTGGTCCTCGCGATCATCCTGCTCATCCTCGTGGCACTCCTGCGCTCTCTGGTCCTGCCGGTCCTGCTGGTCGCCACCGTCGCGCTGAACTTCGCGGCCACCCTCGGCGTCGCCTCTCTCGTCTTCGAGCACGTACTGGGCTTCACCGGCACCGACGCCTCGGTGCCGCTCTACGGGTTCGTCTTCCTCGTCGCCCTCGGCGTGGACTACAACATCTTCCTGATGTCCCGGGTCCGCGAGGAGTCCATGAAGCACGGGGTCCGCCAGGGGCTGCTGACCGGACTCACCGCCACCGGCGGCGTCATCACCTCGGCCGGCGTCGTACTCGCCGCGACCTTCGCGGCCCTGGGAGTGATTCCCCTGGCCTTCATGCTCCAGATCGCGTTCATCGTCGCCTTCGGCGTCCTCCTCGACACCCTGGTCGTACGGTCCCTGCTGGTGCCCGCCCTCGTCCGCGACCTGGGCCGGCATGCCTGGTGGCCCGGACCGCTCGGTCGCCCGTCCGCCCGGGAGGCGCAGGCCACGGCGCTCGGAGGCTGA
- a CDS encoding TIGR03842 family LLM class F420-dependent oxidoreductase: protein MDFGLVLQTDPPASQVVSLMKRAERNGFRYGWTFDSAVLWQEPFVIYSQILEHTRKLHIGPMVTNPGTRTWEVTASTFATLNDMFGNRTVCGIGRGDSAMRVAGRKPNTLARLGEAIDVIRDLAEGREALVDGNPIRLPWVRDGKLPVWMAAYGPKALALAGEKADGFILQLADPYLTEWMVKSVREAAVAAGRDPAEITICVAAPAYVSEDLAHARDQCRWFGGMVGNHVADLVGRYGEHSSMVPDELTEYIKSREGYDYSHHGRAGNPSTDFVPDEIVDRFCLLGPVEAHIEKLRTLRDLGVDQFAVYDMHDAREATIDAYGQHIIPSFN from the coding sequence ATGGACTTCGGCCTCGTCCTGCAGACCGACCCGCCCGCATCCCAGGTCGTCAGCCTCATGAAGCGCGCCGAGCGCAACGGCTTCCGCTACGGCTGGACCTTCGACTCCGCCGTGCTGTGGCAGGAGCCGTTCGTCATCTACAGCCAGATCCTGGAACACACCCGCAAGCTGCACATCGGCCCCATGGTCACCAACCCCGGCACCCGCACCTGGGAAGTGACCGCCTCCACCTTCGCCACACTCAACGACATGTTCGGCAACCGCACCGTCTGCGGGATCGGGCGCGGGGACTCGGCGATGAGGGTCGCCGGGCGCAAGCCCAACACCCTGGCCCGGCTCGGCGAGGCCATCGACGTCATCCGGGACCTGGCCGAGGGCCGCGAGGCCCTGGTCGACGGCAACCCGATCCGCCTGCCGTGGGTCCGCGACGGGAAGCTCCCGGTGTGGATGGCGGCGTACGGGCCGAAGGCGCTGGCCCTGGCGGGGGAGAAGGCCGACGGCTTCATCCTCCAGCTGGCCGACCCCTACCTGACCGAGTGGATGGTCAAGTCGGTCCGCGAGGCCGCCGTGGCGGCCGGCCGGGACCCGGCGGAGATCACCATCTGCGTGGCGGCCCCGGCGTACGTGAGCGAGGACCTCGCGCACGCCCGGGACCAGTGCCGCTGGTTCGGCGGCATGGTCGGCAACCACGTCGCCGACCTGGTCGGCCGCTACGGAGAGCACTCGTCGATGGTTCCCGACGAGCTGACCGAGTACATCAAGTCCCGCGAGGGCTACGACTACAGCCACCACGGACGGGCCGGGAACCCGTCCACCGACTTCGTCCCCGACGAGATCGTCGACCGCTTCTGCCTGCTGGGCCCGGTCGAGGCGCACATCGAGAAGCTGAGGACCCTGCGCGACCTGGGAGTCGACCAGTTCGCCGTCTACGACATGCACGACGCACGGGAGGCAACGATCGACGCGTACGGCCAGCACATCATCCCGTCGTTCAACTGA
- a CDS encoding MarR family winged helix-turn-helix transcriptional regulator yields MASSDDQDPTSPPGSLQAFAVALRRTHGEISRLVHGFAHAQGLHSTDVQALAVVLDSPEPLTPGRLREHLGLTSGAVTACLDRLEKAGHIRRTRDTADRRVVHIHYETGARAAARRHFLPLAEAAARAADRFDEQELATALRFLTALNDELADLRVPRR; encoded by the coding sequence GTGGCCAGCAGCGATGACCAAGACCCGACCAGCCCTCCCGGCAGCCTCCAGGCTTTCGCCGTCGCCCTGCGGCGTACGCACGGGGAGATCAGCAGGCTGGTCCACGGCTTCGCTCATGCGCAGGGACTGCACTCGACCGACGTACAGGCCCTCGCCGTGGTTCTGGACAGCCCGGAACCCCTCACCCCGGGGCGGCTGCGCGAGCACCTGGGCCTGACCTCGGGTGCGGTCACCGCCTGCCTCGACCGACTGGAGAAGGCCGGCCACATCCGCAGGACCCGCGACACCGCGGACCGCCGGGTGGTCCACATCCACTACGAGACCGGGGCCCGCGCGGCCGCGCGCCGGCACTTCCTGCCGCTGGCAGAGGCCGCCGCCCGGGCGGCCGACCGCTTCGACGAGCAAGAGCTGGCTACCGCGCTGCGGTTCCTCACCGCCCTCAACGACGAGTTGGCAGACCTGCGCGTACCGCGCCGCTGA
- a CDS encoding fasciclin domain-containing protein, with the protein MNISHTRHRAAAAFAAAALPLSLGVLAPQAWAGQGDVPFGPGCASVPKEGAGSFTDMAEEPVATAASSNPALSTLVAAVERAGLVDTLNNAKDITVFAPTNDAFAKIPKADLDKVLADKDTLTKILTYHAVGRTVDKADLADGSFETLEGGTLTTGGSGDAYKVNDTATIVCGDVATSNATVHIIDTVLMPK; encoded by the coding sequence ATGAACATCTCGCACACACGCCACCGTGCCGCCGCGGCGTTCGCAGCCGCGGCCCTCCCCCTGTCCTTGGGGGTCCTCGCCCCACAGGCCTGGGCCGGACAGGGCGACGTGCCGTTCGGACCCGGCTGCGCCTCCGTGCCGAAGGAGGGCGCGGGCAGCTTCACCGACATGGCCGAGGAACCGGTCGCCACAGCGGCTTCGAGCAACCCGGCTCTGTCCACTCTCGTGGCGGCCGTCGAGCGGGCCGGACTCGTGGACACACTGAACAACGCGAAGGACATCACGGTGTTCGCGCCGACCAACGACGCCTTCGCGAAGATTCCCAAGGCAGACCTGGACAAGGTGCTGGCGGACAAGGACACGCTGACGAAGATCCTCACCTACCACGCCGTGGGCCGGACGGTCGACAAGGCCGACCTGGCGGACGGGTCGTTCGAGACCCTGGAGGGCGGCACGCTCACCACCGGCGGATCCGGGGACGCCTACAAGGTGAACGACACGGCCACCATCGTCTGCGGTGACGTGGCCACCTCCAACGCCACCGTCCACATCATCGACACCGTCCTGATGCCCAAGTAA
- a CDS encoding SDR family NAD(P)-dependent oxidoreductase, which translates to MRGSDVRVLVVGAGGEVGGIAARRLAGLGASVALAGRNRGRIAQRAEALGGLPWCVFDAYDLDRCAGLSAWAKAALDGLDALVVTIGVAGFGRAPEVTDTVCEHLFTVNAMAPIAMVRGAIGVLSEGGAAVVVTGEIVDRPALGMADYAASKTALATWLGVAGREARRQGITVTDVRLPHLDTGFAGRAVVGRAPALGPGADPEEAVDRLVVVPILAARGGPGHLPRRAASSVLRTRVDSAF; encoded by the coding sequence ATGCGTGGATCGGACGTGCGGGTCCTTGTCGTGGGTGCCGGCGGCGAAGTCGGCGGCATCGCGGCTCGCCGGCTTGCCGGGCTCGGTGCCTCGGTCGCGCTGGCGGGGCGCAACCGCGGCCGGATCGCGCAGCGGGCCGAGGCGCTCGGCGGCCTGCCGTGGTGCGTGTTCGACGCCTACGACCTGGACCGCTGCGCGGGCCTGTCGGCATGGGCGAAGGCTGCACTCGACGGGCTCGACGCGCTCGTGGTGACGATCGGTGTGGCCGGCTTCGGGCGGGCCCCGGAGGTGACCGACACAGTGTGCGAGCATCTTTTCACTGTCAATGCCATGGCTCCGATCGCCATGGTGCGCGGCGCGATCGGAGTGCTGTCCGAGGGTGGTGCGGCCGTCGTGGTGACCGGCGAGATCGTGGACCGGCCGGCTCTGGGCATGGCTGACTACGCGGCGTCCAAGACCGCGCTGGCGACCTGGCTGGGAGTGGCCGGCCGGGAGGCCCGACGCCAGGGGATCACGGTCACGGACGTGCGTCTGCCCCACCTCGACACCGGTTTCGCCGGGCGCGCGGTGGTGGGCCGGGCCCCGGCACTCGGGCCGGGAGCCGATCCGGAGGAAGCAGTGGACCGCCTGGTCGTCGTGCCGATACTGGCCGCCCGCGGGGGACCGGGTCATCTGCCGCGACGCGCCGCAAGCTCCGTGCTCCGTACACGCGTGGATTCCGCGTTCTAG
- a CDS encoding cryptochrome/photolyase family protein, producing the protein MNSTHWLFGDQLGPAFTAAGEDGGPSRESPVVMIESRAVFRRRRFHRAKAHLILSAMRHRAAELGDRVVYVKADTYREGLRRAVGGKPVTVCHPTSRAAAVFVNSLDNVTVLPPRGFLITREEFAAWAASHPGGGLRMENFYRHVRREHDLLMDGGEPVGGQWNLDHDNRQPPPRGARTLGSPAPYRPREDEIDALVREDLDRWERTGDVCFVGRDGPRLFPADRREALAALRRFVDLRLPGFGAHEDAMLAADPVLSHSLLSSSLNLGLLDPSECVSRAETAWRTGRAPLNSAEGFIRQVAGWREYVWHLYWHFGEDYRKSNALGHTAPLPAWWVSLDADAVSAHCLSTVLRQVRDTGWTHHIPRLMVLGSYALQRGWDPEALTDWFHRSFVDGYDWVMLPNVVGMSQYADGGRMTTKPYTSGGAYINRMSDLCGPCRYRPGSRVGEDACPFTAGYWSFLHRHQALLRHNARTAGAVRGLDRLDDLPQLLRQEHDREGEAP; encoded by the coding sequence ATGAACAGCACGCACTGGCTCTTCGGGGACCAGCTGGGACCGGCCTTCACCGCCGCGGGGGAGGACGGCGGGCCCTCCCGCGAGAGTCCGGTGGTGATGATCGAATCACGGGCCGTATTCCGGCGCCGCCGGTTTCACCGGGCCAAGGCCCACCTGATTCTTTCAGCGATGCGGCACCGCGCCGCCGAACTCGGCGACCGCGTCGTCTACGTCAAGGCCGACACCTACCGTGAGGGCCTGCGCCGGGCGGTGGGCGGCAAGCCCGTCACCGTCTGCCACCCGACCTCCCGGGCCGCGGCGGTCTTCGTGAACTCCCTGGACAACGTCACGGTCCTCCCTCCCCGCGGCTTCCTCATCACCCGGGAGGAGTTCGCCGCATGGGCTGCCTCCCACCCCGGAGGCGGGCTGCGGATGGAGAACTTCTACCGCCATGTGCGCAGGGAACACGACCTGTTGATGGACGGGGGCGAACCGGTGGGAGGACAGTGGAACCTCGACCACGACAACCGGCAGCCCCCGCCGCGGGGAGCTCGGACGCTTGGTTCCCCCGCCCCCTACCGCCCTCGCGAGGACGAGATCGACGCCTTGGTCCGCGAGGACCTCGACCGCTGGGAGCGCACCGGCGATGTCTGTTTCGTCGGCCGGGACGGCCCCCGGCTCTTCCCCGCCGACAGGCGAGAGGCGCTCGCCGCACTTCGGCGCTTCGTCGACCTCCGGCTCCCGGGCTTCGGCGCCCACGAGGACGCCATGCTGGCTGCCGATCCCGTACTGAGCCACAGCCTGCTGTCCTCCTCCCTCAACCTGGGCCTGCTGGATCCCTCCGAGTGCGTGAGCCGTGCAGAGACCGCCTGGCGAACGGGCAGGGCACCGCTCAACTCCGCCGAGGGCTTCATCAGGCAGGTCGCCGGCTGGCGCGAGTACGTCTGGCACCTGTACTGGCACTTCGGAGAGGACTACCGGAAGTCCAACGCCCTGGGGCACACCGCTCCCCTGCCCGCCTGGTGGGTCTCGCTCGATGCCGACGCCGTATCGGCCCACTGCCTCTCGACCGTACTCCGCCAGGTCAGGGACACCGGATGGACCCACCACATCCCACGGCTGATGGTCCTCGGCAGCTACGCCCTCCAGCGGGGCTGGGACCCGGAAGCCCTCACCGACTGGTTCCACCGCTCCTTCGTCGACGGCTACGACTGGGTGATGCTGCCCAACGTGGTCGGCATGTCCCAGTACGCCGATGGCGGCCGGATGACCACCAAGCCCTATACGTCCGGCGGCGCTTACATCAACCGCATGAGCGACCTCTGCGGGCCGTGCCGCTACCGCCCCGGCTCCCGCGTCGGCGAAGACGCCTGCCCGTTCACCGCCGGCTACTGGTCCTTCCTCCACCGCCACCAAGCCCTCCTGAGGCACAACGCCCGCACGGCCGGCGCCGTGCGGGGTCTCGACCGGCTGGACGATCTGCCGCAACTGCTCCGCCAGGAACACGACCGGGAGGGCGAGGCGCCCTGA
- a CDS encoding MerR family transcriptional regulator has protein sequence MPDTSPRVTTGSVARRLGISPTTLRSWDRRYGMGPAAREDGRHRRWTPEDIAMLEDMCRLTTSGVPPSEAAGVALSRAGRPRPARTRPASSVVPRPVRAPGSSEGLPLGDVRHAFRGLARAAVRLDSLTMDEQLAELMATQGLVIAWEEVMAPTLHAVGRKWESSDDRYIEVEHLLSWHISTALRRFTGNAPPPARDAPPVLMACVPDEQHTLPLEALAAGLAERGLPTRILGAAVPAEALNASVRRVGPSAVVLWSQARRTADHNLARHIVGTGFGVRGARTHPLVLLAGPGWRNSPLTAGMMRPGGLREALEVLARHCAAVSAPLTAPASADGRQLTGSPTAARSRAQHRTGTARRPGARSAPASDRLST, from the coding sequence ATGCCTGACACGTCGCCCCGCGTCACAACCGGATCCGTGGCCAGACGCCTTGGGATCTCACCCACGACGCTCAGGTCCTGGGACCGGCGGTACGGCATGGGCCCGGCGGCCCGCGAGGACGGGCGCCACCGGCGCTGGACCCCCGAGGACATCGCGATGCTGGAGGACATGTGTCGGCTGACCACCTCCGGAGTGCCCCCGTCGGAGGCGGCCGGTGTGGCGCTGTCCCGGGCGGGCCGGCCCCGTCCGGCTCGTACGCGACCGGCCTCCTCCGTCGTTCCGCGGCCCGTTCGCGCCCCGGGCTCGAGCGAGGGACTGCCGCTCGGCGACGTCCGCCACGCGTTCCGGGGCCTGGCCCGGGCCGCGGTCCGACTCGACAGCCTGACCATGGACGAGCAGCTGGCCGAACTGATGGCCACCCAGGGGCTCGTGATCGCATGGGAAGAGGTCATGGCGCCGACCCTGCACGCCGTGGGCCGCAAGTGGGAGTCCTCCGACGACCGCTACATCGAAGTCGAGCACCTGCTCTCCTGGCACATCTCCACCGCACTGCGCCGGTTCACCGGCAATGCTCCTCCGCCGGCCCGGGATGCCCCTCCGGTGCTGATGGCCTGCGTCCCCGACGAGCAGCACACCCTCCCTCTCGAAGCACTTGCCGCGGGCCTGGCCGAACGCGGACTGCCGACCCGCATCCTGGGAGCCGCGGTCCCCGCCGAGGCCCTGAACGCGTCGGTACGGCGGGTGGGCCCGTCCGCCGTCGTCCTGTGGTCCCAGGCCCGCCGCACCGCCGACCACAACCTGGCCCGCCACATCGTCGGCACCGGCTTCGGCGTCAGGGGCGCCCGGACGCACCCGCTGGTGCTGCTGGCCGGCCCGGGCTGGAGGAACAGTCCCTTGACCGCGGGCATGATGCGGCCCGGTGGTCTACGCGAGGCGCTGGAGGTACTGGCTCGGCATTGCGCTGCTGTCTCCGCTCCGCTGACGGCCCCCGCATCAGCCGACGGCCGACAGCTGACCGGCTCGCCGACCGCGGCGCGAAGCCGGGCGCAGCACCGCACAGGCACCGCCCGCCGACCCGGCGCGCGGTCTGCACCTGCGTCAGATCGCCTGAGTACGTGA
- a CDS encoding DUF427 domain-containing protein, with translation MGGKYTGDGGGSRSRESVWDYPRPPRIEADTRHVVVCHAGVALADSRRCLRVLETSHPPVFCIPRADVRVAFLSASERRSVCEWKGVATYWNLALASDRPPEPEVAWSYEAPHPGYASIRGHLAFYPGRVDACTVDGERVRAQPGGFYGGWITDEITGPFKGGPGTVGW, from the coding sequence ATGGGCGGAAAATACACAGGAGACGGTGGCGGTTCCCGGAGCCGGGAGTCGGTGTGGGACTATCCCCGCCCACCCCGGATCGAGGCTGACACACGGCACGTGGTGGTGTGTCACGCGGGTGTGGCGCTGGCAGACTCCCGGCGCTGCCTGCGGGTGCTGGAGACCAGCCATCCGCCGGTTTTCTGCATTCCACGGGCGGATGTGCGTGTCGCATTCCTGTCCGCCTCGGAGCGGCGGAGCGTATGCGAGTGGAAGGGCGTGGCCACCTACTGGAACCTCGCTCTCGCGTCGGACCGTCCGCCGGAGCCCGAGGTGGCGTGGAGCTACGAGGCGCCGCACCCGGGCTACGCATCGATCAGGGGCCATCTCGCGTTCTACCCCGGCCGGGTCGATGCGTGCACGGTGGACGGCGAGCGGGTGCGGGCCCAGCCGGGCGGGTTCTACGGCGGGTGGATCACGGACGAGATCACAGGTCCTTTCAAGGGAGGGCCCGGGACCGTGGGCTGGTGA
- the hydA gene encoding dihydropyrimidinase produces MSIRTLIRGGLVVTASDEVHADVLIEDGRVAALAAHGSAAAGAWTADRTIDATGKYVIPGGVDAHTHMELPFGGTSASDTFETGTRAAAWGGTTTIVDFAVQSVGHSLREGLDTWYAKADGNCAIDYAFHMILSDVNERTLKEMDHLVGEGVTSFKLFMAYPGVFYSDDGQILRAMQRGAANGGLIMMHAENGIAIDVLVEQALARGETDPRHHGEVRKVLLEAEATHRAIQLARVAGAPLYVVHVSAEEAVAELAAARDKGLPVFGETCPQYLFLSTDNLEEPDFQGAKYVCSTPLRPREHQAALWRGLRTNDLQVVSTDHCPFCFRGQKELGRGDFSKIPNGLPGVENRMDLLHQAVLDGHISRRRWIEIACASPARMFGLYPQKGTIAPGSDADIVLYDPHAEQVISAETHHMNVDYSAYEGKRITGRVDTVLSRGELVIDQREFTGRAGHGAFVHRSTCQYL; encoded by the coding sequence ATGAGCATCCGCACCCTGATCCGCGGCGGCCTCGTCGTCACCGCCTCCGACGAGGTCCACGCGGACGTCCTGATCGAGGACGGCCGCGTGGCGGCGCTGGCCGCGCACGGCTCGGCGGCCGCCGGGGCCTGGACGGCCGACCGTACGATCGACGCCACCGGGAAGTACGTCATCCCCGGCGGGGTCGACGCGCACACCCACATGGAACTCCCCTTCGGAGGCACCTCGGCCTCCGACACCTTCGAGACCGGAACCAGAGCCGCCGCCTGGGGCGGCACCACCACCATCGTCGACTTCGCCGTGCAGAGCGTGGGCCACTCCCTGCGCGAGGGACTCGACACCTGGTACGCCAAGGCCGACGGCAACTGCGCCATCGACTACGCCTTCCACATGATCCTCTCGGACGTCAACGAGAGGACGCTCAAGGAGATGGACCACCTCGTCGGTGAGGGGGTCACCTCCTTCAAGCTGTTCATGGCCTACCCCGGAGTCTTCTACAGCGACGACGGACAGATCCTGCGGGCCATGCAGCGCGGCGCCGCCAACGGCGGGCTGATCATGATGCACGCCGAGAACGGCATCGCGATCGACGTACTCGTCGAACAGGCCCTCGCCCGCGGGGAGACCGACCCCCGCCACCACGGCGAGGTCCGCAAGGTGCTGCTGGAGGCCGAGGCCACCCACCGGGCCATCCAGCTGGCGCGGGTCGCCGGCGCCCCGCTGTACGTGGTCCACGTCTCCGCGGAGGAAGCGGTCGCCGAGCTCGCCGCCGCCCGCGACAAGGGTCTCCCCGTCTTCGGGGAGACCTGTCCGCAGTACCTGTTCCTGTCCACCGACAACCTGGAGGAGCCCGACTTCCAGGGCGCCAAGTACGTGTGTTCCACCCCGCTGCGTCCCCGGGAGCACCAGGCGGCGCTGTGGCGGGGCCTGCGGACCAACGACCTCCAGGTGGTCTCCACCGACCACTGCCCCTTCTGTTTCCGGGGCCAGAAGGAGCTGGGCCGCGGGGACTTCTCCAAGATCCCCAACGGGCTGCCGGGGGTGGAGAACCGCATGGACCTCCTCCACCAGGCCGTCCTGGACGGGCACATCAGCCGCCGACGCTGGATCGAGATCGCCTGTGCGAGCCCGGCCCGGATGTTCGGTCTCTACCCGCAGAAGGGCACCATCGCGCCGGGTTCCGACGCCGACATCGTCCTCTACGATCCGCACGCCGAGCAGGTCATCTCCGCCGAGACGCACCACATGAACGTGGACTACTCGGCGTACGAGGGCAAGCGGATCACCGGACGCGTCGACACCGTGCTCTCGCGCGGCGAACTCGTCATCGACCAGCGCGAATTCACCGGCCGGGCCGGCCACGGCGCCTTCGTCCACCGCTCCACCTGCCAGTACCTGTAA
- a CDS encoding inositol monophosphatase family protein — MIDEFLAHGLSDVEEAVRKAAAIEIMPRFRQLAEHEVDEKNGPHDLVTVADRKAEEHLTAALTRLLPGSAVVGEEAVHADPGVYAALRADAPVWIVDPVDGTRQFVNGDPAFCTLVALALRGEILASWTFAPALEELATAVRGQGAYVNGNPIRSGSPDAGEALKVAIAHPLYTSDADKRTLARLDVPGVAARPCGSAGLEYLKVARGEMDGLAFTWPSAWDHAAGLLLVAEAGGAQSTVDGVPFRVDRDNALPFAVGRDEPTAVRIRELLRGA, encoded by the coding sequence ATGATCGATGAGTTCCTGGCCCATGGCCTGTCCGATGTGGAAGAGGCCGTCCGCAAGGCGGCGGCCATCGAGATCATGCCGCGATTCAGGCAGCTCGCCGAGCACGAGGTCGATGAGAAGAACGGCCCCCACGACCTGGTGACCGTGGCCGACCGCAAGGCCGAGGAGCACCTCACGGCCGCGCTGACGCGACTGCTGCCCGGCTCCGCCGTCGTCGGCGAGGAAGCCGTGCACGCCGACCCGGGCGTCTACGCGGCGCTGCGCGCCGACGCCCCGGTGTGGATCGTCGACCCCGTCGACGGCACCCGGCAGTTCGTGAATGGCGACCCCGCCTTCTGCACCCTGGTCGCCCTGGCGCTGCGCGGGGAGATCCTCGCCTCCTGGACCTTCGCCCCGGCGCTGGAGGAGCTGGCGACCGCCGTGCGCGGACAGGGCGCGTACGTCAACGGCAACCCGATCAGGAGCGGTTCGCCCGACGCGGGCGAGGCCCTGAAGGTCGCCATCGCCCACCCGCTCTACACCAGCGACGCGGACAAGCGGACCCTGGCCCGCCTCGACGTGCCCGGCGTCGCGGCCCGGCCGTGCGGTTCGGCGGGCCTGGAGTACCTGAAGGTGGCCCGCGGGGAGATGGACGGCCTGGCCTTCACCTGGCCCTCGGCCTGGGACCACGCGGCCGGGCTGCTGCTGGTCGCCGAGGCCGGCGGGGCGCAGAGCACCGTCGACGGTGTCCCCTTCCGGGTGGACCGGGACAACGCGCTGCCGTTCGCGGTCGGGCGCGACGAGCCCACGGCCGTACGCATCCGGGAGCTGCTCCGGGGCGCCTGA